Genomic segment of Pongo pygmaeus isolate AG05252 chromosome 1, NHGRI_mPonPyg2-v2.0_pri, whole genome shotgun sequence:
ACAATTTCCTcttgtattatattaataattgcaGATATACTTCTTTTTGCTATTTCTATTAATGCTTTCCTATTCCCATTGTCTGTTAGTCTCCCATTTTCtcccataaaataaataaaatttttactatCAGATTCTGTGATATATTACTTCTTATTCCCAGCCGTCAACATTTTAAGAATTCAGATTGaccttttctcccattcttgtTTCAAGTTATCAGCATGTCAATACTTGGAAAATCTCAACAAGTGTTTAACAGTGCATACCTTACTGActcattatttatttcaatttaatctttcttattttcattcGACTTTTTTCTCAGTAATACAACTTTTTcaagctttttattttctaatgcatTTCTCCAAATAGCAGCCATAACCCTTATATGCCCTCtttcaatgacaacaacaaaagtgTGCTAGGCttcttggaagaaaataattataccaATTTAAGAAGGAGAAAATTGATGTACTGATAAACAAATGGGCATCTTAGGATCATGTTTCTCACAAGTAAGGCAGTTCCAGAAATTCCTAGGACCCTAATGGGTTTTATTCTAAATAGGTTAAACATATCACTTAAAAAACTGTTTTCTACAGTTCTCTAATATTGCTTACAATTGTCCACGTTTCCATGTTTATAAACTTGCACTTTTtctagttttgctgttgttgcccaggctggagtgtagtggcatgatcttggctcactgcaacctccacctgccaggtggtgcatgcctgtaatcccagctacttgggaggctgaggcaaaagaatcgcttaaacccgggaggtgaaggttgcagtgtgctgagatagcgccattgcactcccgcctgggcaacaagagcgaaactccgtctcaagaaaaaaaaagagagagagagagacaaactgTAATTTCATTTCAGAAGTTTTATAGGGTACtatttccaattctttttttcttactccaTTAAAGTGTAATTAGCAGTATGTGAAAATTTCCACTTTATCCTCAATCAGTAGCCTCTCCTTCCAAttagcatatttttttctattaactttGTAAAGTGGGATTCTTGTTTTACACATACCCCTGGAAAGTATACTTAAACTGTGAGACCCTGGGattttatatttccaaatagAAGATACCATCCTCTTGTATCACAAAATGTACTTAAGATGGTTtggattatatttaaatatttttgaatgaaatagACTTAGTGACTGAAGCCAATTATTACACTTTTCCACACCAAAATAAATGCAATAGGAAAAGATGACAGTTCTATCTAGTATTCCTGCTTCAATATTGCACAAATTAGAAACATACATATTCTGTTATGTTACAGGGTCTAGggctttgggagggcaaggctgcaggcagccgagatcatgccactgcactccagcctgggtgacagagtgagaccttttctcaataataataataaaagtaaaaagaaatataatatttaatcaaTATATGCATAGACATGGGTTTATCATGACACACATGACATGTGCGTACagtgaaaaaaaatgagtaaatctaGAAACCTGTATTGCCTCAATAGCTAGCTAAGTACTTCAATATGCATGTTTATTTCAACAATTTTGTGTTAAGCTTCAGCGGTAAATAAGCAGAGTACACTGACCATAATGAATACTTCTTTTGATGAGGGTTATCACTACACAATTAAAATATGATATAGTTGGCTGGGCACATTgacgcacacctataatcccagcactttgggaggccgaggcaggcagatcacctgaggacgggagttcgataccagcctgaccaacatggagaaaccccgtctctattaaaaataaaaaattaaccaggcgtggtggcacatgcctgtaatcccagttactcaggacgctgaggcaggagaatcacttgaacccgggaggcagaggttgtggtgagctgagatagcgccattgcactccagcctgagcaacaagagcaaaactccgtctcaaaaaatatataatcataaatatatatatataattatatatataataaatatattgtatatatgataTAGTTTAGAATTAAATACTGACTGCTCTTGGGAACTTTGAGGTATTCTGAGGGATATAAATAACACGAAGAGAATAGCACATTGGCTTGAAGCAGATTAGAGTCTGCTACCTGCGTGAATACTTGCTTTTCATGAACTATGAGGATGCCCTTAGCTTTTGAACCACTTCTACTTGTGTTTAAATTTACCCTTTAATTTTGGGGTTTGACAGGCTCTGCCCTTCTGTTACGCTTGAGTCTGGCTTTTCCTACTCTGACTTACTTTGATTCTTGACCTCTGAatcttattcctattttacaataAACACACATGGCACATATGCCAATGAGTAGAGTGGAAGAGGGAAAAATTGCCAAGGAACTATGTTTAattttgttcctttcacaaaCCAGACACCATAACAGAAAAATTTTAGGAATATGTTCATGTTCAGTAGCCTTCAATGCAATTACACTGGTTATTACAAAGTGTTGgataatcaatattttttaaagattcactAGTCCCTTCTCATAATTTTAGAACTTTGGGAAGCaataatacaaatgtatttttagCTGTGTCCTTTAATCTTTTACTGCTTCCTCtatgtgtggtgtttggtttgtgtgtgtgtgataattATTATAAAGATCAGAGGCTAACAGAGGTGTTTATCacgaacttttaaatttttttattttttttttttattttttttaagagacagagtctcgcggtgttgcccaggctggatgcagtgacgccaactcagctcactgcaacatctgccttcagggatcaagcgattctgctgcctcagcctcccaagtagctgggactacaggagggcACCACcataccccactaatttttgtatttttagtagagatggggtttcaccatattggctaggctggtcttgaactcctgacctcatgatcctcccgcctcaccttccctaagtgctgggattacaggcgtgagccaccgtgcccaactgcATGACCTTTTAACTTGTCTCATACACTCAATTTACTCAAGATATACCTTCCAAAGTGAAAAATTATGGCACTTTGCAGCCCTGACCACTAACTGAGAACTTTGATGCTTTGGATTTTGGAGACCTCATTTTATCACCTGGTCCTTTTACTTTATGACTTGCCATGCTGCCACCTTTTCATGGGATTGAGATCAAGATAACAATTCCCAACTGGTCAGGATTATTGTGCCCCTTTGTTTTTACATCCAGATGCAATAGAGCCCCTGACACACCACTACTATTGTTCTTAGGATTTGGAacaaaatgcttctttctttgacaaaataaatgttttctttaaagaacTCTTGATTGATCCTGGACCATTGTAGAAACTGAAGTCCTATCAATGCAAAAAAAATATGACAACATGAGCTGCTTATCATGAAATAAGTGTTTTCCAATTAATTATCCTGCTTCATCAGCAGGTAGGAATAATAGAATCTATACCTATGTCTTCATGGGAAGTTCTCTATGGCCAGTTGATCAGTGAGGGAAAAATTGAGCTTGATTTACAGAAGTCACTGTACAACATCACAGCAACAGCCAAAAGTAGATTGCTTAGGCATTATAACCTATGTGaatgcaattttaaaagaaattcagcCTATGTAATTGGTTGTCCACGATGTCTAGAAGGAGAGATATTATTGATGTATATGTGGCAGCTAATAATTTGTCTACATAATTAGGGACttggggccaggcctggtggctcacacctgtaatcccagaactttgggaggacaagacaggtggattgtctgaggtcaggagttcaaaaccagcctggctaacatgataaaactccgtctctactaaaaatacaaaaattagccaggtgtggtagtgtgtgcctgtaatcctagctactcgggaggctgaggcaggagaatctcttgaatccaggaggcagaagttgcagtgagccaagattgcaccactgcactccagcctgggcaacaaagcgaaactctgtctcaaaaaaaaaaaaaaaaaaagataattagggACTTGGAAGGACAAAGATTGAAGGATTGGTGGCAATgagttttggggaaaaaatatgtAGATGGACCACAGAAAATGAGCCAGAGTGTAAGAATATTTGTGCTTAATATGAATGCTCACCAAACTATCATCAGGAAGGTTATCAAACAGATATGAAGGTATGAAACAACCTCTTTCACCAGGCACTACATTGCTTGCTCAGAAGGCTAATAAACAGCAACAATGGTGGTAGCAGTAGAGAATACACATAGGTTTAGCAACATGTTGGACTTTACCACTCTCCCTTACCAAAGCCTATTTAGCTGTCAAGACTATTAGGTGTCCAACACACAAGCAACAAGGACCAAGGCTAAGCACACAATAACACATCCTGGGTGGATAAACCAGTCACCTTTTGTCAGACTTGTTGATTTTACTGGAGCTACTCTATGATAAAGGCAACAAGGAATTTTGTAAATGGAATCTACCTTTATCCTTGAATTACATTTGCTTTACCTGACATCATGTTTCTCTGATCACCACTCTCCATGGGTACATTGAATGCCTTATATATACTGCCATAATATCCTGTTCTACATCCTTCTATTAAAAGAACTTGTTGTATAACAAATGAGTAGATATTCATTGGACTCACCTGGTCCACCATTTATCCTATCACTaaccaaaattattattattatagaatggtgaatattttattaaagacTCAATCACAGTGCCAGCTGGAGACAATGGCTTATAAGGTTGTACTCATGCTAGAGGATGTGGTGGTGTATCCTCTGAACTAGTAACTAAGTATAAGCTGGTCTGGTGTCTCCCATATAAGAAATACAACAATCTTTGATCTTTGTTATGAATGTTGAAGTGACTCCTTTTGTCATTACATCTAATGATTCACTCCAAATACTTGTCTCTTGTCTCTGAGATTCTAGGTTTTTGCAGAATTACTACCCAAGGGGAGAGTCTTAgcagtattccattttatgatcCATCCTTCATTAGAGGATGAGAGACTTCTATCTAGACTTTTAGGTTGCCTGAGACCTTTAAACAAAcagtcaaaaatttaaaatttaaaatgcggCTACACTGTTGCATGGTATTACAAATACCAGTTAACCTTAAAACTGGTATttgtaagaaaaacagaaagaattcaGGGATCCCCTTTGATGGCTCCTAATTCTATACAGTCCTGTAAATATTCATGAagactagccaggcgtggtggtgcacacctgtaatcccagctactccagaggctgaggaagagaatcacttgaacctgggaggcagaggttgcagtgagctgagattgtgctacttcactccagcctgggtgacagagcaagactctgtctcaaaaaaaaaaaaaaaaagaaagaaagaaagaaagaaagaaaaaaattaatgaagactaattgccaaaacttgggagcaaccaagatgtccttcaataggtgactGCATaagcaaactgtggtatattcatacagtggaatattattcagtgctaaaaggaaaaaactatcaagccacaaaaagatacagaaaaaacaaagacattttgctaagtgaaagaagccagtctgaaaagggtACGTACTGTGATTTCAACTAAacgacattctggaaaaggccaaaCTATAAaggcagtaaaaagatcagtggttatcTTTACAGACGCTGCCATCTCTGTGAGCCCTGTACTATCAGCCATGGTCAATTCCATCATCTTTTTTGACATCACCGTCGATGGCAAGCCCTTGGGCCGCGTCTCCATCAAACTGTTTGCAGACACGATTCCAAAGACAGCAGAAAACTTTTGTGCTCTGAGCACTGGAGAGAAAGGATTTCATTATAAGGGTTCCCGCCTTCACAGAATTATTCCAGGGTTTATGTGTCAGGGTGGTGACTTCACATGCCATAATGGCACTGGTGACAAGTCCATCTATGGGGAGAAATTTGATGATGAGAACCTCATCCTAAAGCATACAGGTTCTGGCATCTTGTCCATGGCAAATGCTGGACCCAACACAACTGGTTCCCAGTTTTTCATCTGCACTGCCAAGACTGAGTGGTTGGATGGCAAGCATGTGGCCTTTGGCAAGGTGAAAGAACGCGTGAATATTGTGGAAGCCATGGAGCACTTAGGGTACAGGAATAGCAAGACCAGCAAGAAGATCACCATTGCTGACTGTGGACAATTCTAATGAGTTCgacttgtgttttattttaaccgCCAGACGCATTCCTTCTGTAGCTCAGGAGAGCACCCCTCCACCACATTTGCTTGCAATATCCTAGAATCTTTGGGTTCTTGCTGCAGTTCCCTTTGGGTTCCATGTTTTCCTTGTTCCCTTCCATGCCTAGCTGGATTGCAGAGTTAAGTTtatgattattaaataaaaactaagcaacaacaacaacaacaaaaaagatcagtggttgccaggggtttggGGATGGGTAGGGAGATAAATAGTTCTGAAACAGGTGATTTTTAGGGGACTGAAAATACTTTGGTAATAATGTAATGATGGGTACATGACATTATGCGTTTTGCAAAACTCATAGGCCTGTACcacacaaagagtgaaccctaatgtaaactgggGGTGGGATAAAGGTGAGAGTATGTgagaactctgtactttctgctcgaTCTTTCCATAAAGctaaaactgctcaaaaaataaagtctattatttttttaagtgaaagaaatTAACAATGACCATGGCACGCTCACACAAAAAGATTATCGAGGACATTTCTCTGTCAGGAATGAATATTTGGTCATCTCacaaggcaaaaccctgactAGCAGAGGTGTTAGCTGAGGGCACATGGCCATAGATGCCAACAGTGACCTGGTGGCCACTTGCAGAAAGGAGAGCCTTGACATCCAAACACATTGTTTCTCTTGTATTGTCTTGCGCATACTTATGTATCTTAACaagtttccttctttcctctccatttGTCCCTCTTTCTAAAACAGGGCTTATTGAGGGGGATTACCTTAATTTTTAAGTGATATATGGCAGAATGTCAAGAGAGTATAGTGAAGAACTTCGTAGAGGAATGGACATAACCCAGAATTCTTAGACTTAGACTACATGCTGTGATtcagaattttttattgtttcattgttCAAGAGATTGTAGGTACATGTTCAATTATTAGAGAAATAGTTGCACTCTGTTAGAAGGAAGCTTGGGTGTTTCGTGTTTACTTTCAAAAGGGAAAGTTTATATTGATATTGAGCAAGTTAAAgcatgaatatttattatttgatgtttgtttctgtgtttgaGGAATTCCTCAGCCTATCAGTTTTGACGAAAACAAGAAACCACCTCCTGCTTTAGAAGCTAAAATGCCaaatgcttgctttctcagcctcctttgctGCTAGGGTACAAGCATATGACTTAGGTTTTGCCAATCTGTTTGCCAGTGCTGAATTTCGACTTCggaattaataaaaaaagaagcagattCAGTTATGCTTTCTCTTGTTTCTGGTGGAGGCCACATAGCAGCTGCTACAGTATCTGTTGCAAAGGGAACAAGTGGGAGTGGTGCTGGTGGCTTTGCAGTTAGCCTAGGATTGAGCAATTGCTGCAATTGTTGCTCTCTGCAGCTTCAGTGTTACTTCTTACTGGTGGTGACAGTGGTTTCCTCCCTGGATGAGTTCTACAGCATGGTTTGGGGTACATTTCCTGGCTGCCTAGCTTTGATCTGGCTTTCTAGCCTTCTCAACAGTTCTACAAGTTCCCCACTATTTCTGTGATAAACCTATTTATTGTTAATGTCAGCCATAATTGGATTCtgtggtttatattttttaaaattccaagatATACAAATGTAACAGATAGCTCAAGAAACATagtctttttaaattaagatatattcTGTGTCACATGAAGTACAATGGACAAAATGCAACAAATTGAATTGAGctaaagaccaaatatatattaagCCTGGCTGGTCTTAAAAATGTAACTGgatacagccaggcatggtggctcacgcctataatcccagcactttgggatcctgaggcaggcagatcacctgaagtcaggagtttgaggccagcctggccagcatggtgaaaccccatctctactaaaaatacaaaaattagctgggtgtggtggtatgcccctgtaatcccagctactcggtaggctgaggcaggagaatgacttgaacctgggaggcagaggttgcagccagccgagatcatgccaatgcactccagccttggcaacagagcgagactttgtttcaaaataaaaaaaataaaaataaaaaataaaaatgtaactgGATAGACCTCAGGTTCTTGAATAAGcagaaaataattaggtaaaaacCAAATAATAAACTAACATTCTAAAAGGTTTAGGATTTGAGCCCCAAATGTCTTAGCTAAAAGTGTTCATTCTAACCTCACAGGAAAattgaaatatgaaaatatatagaaaaatcttAGGcagtatttttcaattttaagaaaCAACTATTTACAGGTTTTTCAATAGgcattacattaaaaatgaaatatatagttaataaatatgaaaactgTGGATATAATcaacacatttattttacttcttgaAGTGTTAACATGTGCTGTCTCAAATATCAACAGTGTACACGtgagaaaaaacattttacataGATTTTCTGCGACAGAAAACAGCATCTCATTAGACATCCCAAGTTTTTTCATTTGGAACACACGCCCATTCCCCAGTATACTAGGggtaataataatttaaagtgTTTAATTGCTTTTTACTACTAGAAAACTAATTTTATGTTTGGCACAAATTTCTGAAATGATATTCCACTGCAAAGAATAATACCTATATATGGCCAGAATTACTTTTTTTCTATAACATGAAGATAATACTGGTGAGCCTGAGCAaaaaagtgagacctcatctttataaaaaataaataaattagacgGGTGTTGTGGTGATGagggtctgtagtcccagatacccaagaggctgaggtgggaggatcccttgagcctaggaggtcgcagttgcagtgaactatgatcgcaccactgcactccagcctggataacagagcaagatcctgtctccaaaaataataataataataataagataatgtTGGTAGAATTCAGGGTTTTTACCTCAATCCCCATGCTTCTTCATTTGACCCTCCCTGACTCCCTGATGAATTTTCGTTTGAATTTTTGTGTAGTCCAGAAGTTAATTTAAAAGATCTTAAAATTTCCACCTGCCTAGATATTACTTATTTGTTACACTTTAGTCCATGATTTCTATTGTCATTTACATTACCCCAAAAATATGACCTGCTGAATTTCTGCTGTCATGAATTGACTAACATATTTTGGGCCTAAAACCTTTACATTTAGAATCTTTTTGTGtggtatttgaaaataatgtaagTCCTCCATTTATTGGTCAAAAGCACTGCCTATTTATTTCTATGCTTAATCAGAGAGACTTTCTAAtagttatttaatattatttattttcattcatttgttgaataTAATGAAGTTAACTGCTATGATATTTTTAGgtcattaatataataaaaatatgtcaaCTTTTCTCTTCCAATGAGTCTTTGGGTTATTAATTTTTAACTCAGGTATCAAGCTTGTAAAATGTTTAATGGCTTATAATAATGTCTAACACATAGTATCCACTGAGTTCTGATAACTCCAGTTtatcaaattatctttttttataccATTCTCCAAATGCAATgctatttggttttatttttattttttaaaaatgtgctgcCTGTTTTGAGTCTCTAAAAGTGTGAAATGCtcagtattttccaaatgtatTTGAACATGGAGTGTTATATTTACTAAAAAGTTAACAAGCAAGTATTTCCCTAAACACTCTAGCAAATACTACTAGTACAGAAGAATTATGATCTAAATGTGCTGCCTGTTTTGAGTCTCTAAAAGTGTGAAATGCtcagtattttccaaatgtatTTGAACATGGAGTGTTATATTTACTAAAAAGTTAACAAGCAAGTATTCCCCTAAACACTCTAGCAAATACTACTAGTACAGAAGAATTATGATCTAACATTAtagtacattttaatttattaggTTAATTTTGGTTGCAAACAATCAAAATTCAAACTGGTTTGTATAATAAAGAGATTTTGAACAATAGTATAGGCTCAAGATAGTTTAATGCAGAAGTTTAATAATGACACAAAATAAATGCTTCTTGTCCTCCCTGTTTCTTCACTCTACCTTAAGTggtatagactgaatgtttgtatctccCCAAAATTTGCATGTTTAAATCTAATCCCTAGTGTGATGATATTTTGCAGTGGGTCTTGgcgggtgattaggtcatgaggacagagccctcatgaatgggattagtgcccttataaaagagaccttaGAGAACTTCcatgccccttccaccatgtgaggacacagcaaaaagacagctgtctatgaaccaggaaacaaATCCTCACTAGACCCTGAAtctgttgacaccttgatcttggacttcctggcctctagaactgtaagaaataaatttatgttgttcatAAACCATCCAGGCTGTGATATTCTGGGATAGCAACCTGAAAGGACTAAGACATTAGGTCTCAGTTTTATTCTATGGCTTAAAATATCATGTCATGAGTAGACAACTTCCAATCCTAGTACCTCGTGCTTCCTTTGCTGCATTTGGAAAGAAGGCATTTCCCCCTTCAATCAAGGAATGAAAAAGTTGTACTTCATTCTGATTTGATTAGCAGAAGGCACATGCTCCTTCATGCACCAATTACAATGACCAAGAATTGGGCATGGGACTCATGTCACTTAAACATTGTGAAGCTGAGAAATTCATTATTTGGTTAGGAGTGTGTGAGAGCAGGGAACACTGAATGCTTGAGATACCACCACAATGTCCACTACATGTATTTCCATTTCAGTAAACATTTCCATTAAGATAATGCTAGAACAAAATCAGAGGAGTAGATCTTGGTGTCCCCAACTTTTGTTGACCTAACAAAGTGAAGTTGCTTCAACTGGACACTTCTGAACCACATTTATGCCTATATGTTCAGTTCAAATTTATTATGAGCAATTTTCAGGTCCATATGTTTAGGATATTTCATTTGTTTGGATATAcattgtatgtatacatgtttttaaCATACATACACCTCTACATATATTTTGGAGGCCTTTACACAAAAGTGTTTTCCctaaagggagaagagaaaagttgaatgcagaagtagaaaaaaaattcatttgcatTTGTAGTATTtgtatctaaatattttatattacagatgtattaatatttttataattttaaacactACTTTAAAACAGGGAGATGGTTTACCTTCAAAAAATTTGGCTCTCAACTCAAAGTTATCGAAGTATATCCTAGATGTAGTTTGCTTATCAGGCTtctacatgaaaatttaaaaggctCCTGCATTTCAGAATGAGCCTAACTTATGTAATTGCACTCATCCACTACGTCTACATTGCCAACCAAATACTGACAGAGAGAGCTACAGAGTGCCACAGAGAGCTGGCAGCTCCTCTGTTTGCATTAGCTTCTACTTGCTTCTTCATCTTTCCTCTATGTCTGACACATTTCATGGTACTGTTTTTAAATGTTCCCTTAGCTACAGAGCTAGTGTGCTTATATCTGTAAGGGGTCTCATGTGAACCTCTAAATAATTAGAGATTCGTTAGCTCCCTGGAGGGCCACCATGATTTCCAAAACAAGTCACAATACCTAAAGATCTAATTGCAAAATTTCCCTCAGAAATAGCCTTGAGGAAGAAGTCACATCACTCAGCAATGAGTATTATAATTACTCACAGCAGTTTTCATGGTACTATATAACATCCAATTTACAGAATTAAAGGTAATGTCATTCGAAAGAAAAATAGCTGGTTTTAAGGAATGAATGGCCATGTCAACTATTGGAAGCATCTTTGAACTGGAGCCCCTATGTTTGAGTTTCACCAggtttgtgtttttaattaataTCCTATTCAGCTTGCTGTAATTTCCATTGAGGTTTTCTAGAACAAGACAAGTCAGAAATTGATCTTTAATTATAAGCTAAGAGCAAACTGCCAAAGAACTGAGAGAAATTTTGAAGAAAGAGGTCTATCAGGACTAACCATTTTAAGAGAATAAAGGCTAATcagacacacacacgtatgcacaaaaagagggaggagagaacAAAAATCctatgaaatacattttaaaaaattaatttttttaagaagcatTTGATCTGCCAAAGAGAAGAGTTAGCAGTTTGGAGATCTGACATTGCTAATCTCAGggcaagaaaataacaaaataagacaCCAAAGAATTACCTAAACTGTGGAAGATGAAGCTTTCAGAGTTCTCACAGAGAAATGGGATACTAAAGTACCAAGTTTAAGAGGTGtaatatattaatgtttaatttatatccCAAATACTTAAAAACTATGTTTCAttgttatacatatttattttattataaagataatgAATGCAGTAGGGTTAGA
This window contains:
- the LOC129011882 gene encoding peptidyl-prolyl cis-trans isomerase A-like 4C; protein product: MVNSIIFFDITVDGKPLGRVSIKLFADTIPKTAENFCALSTGEKGFHYKGSRLHRIIPGFMCQGGDFTCHNGTGDKSIYGEKFDDENLILKHTGSGILSMANAGPNTTGSQFFICTAKTEWLDGKHVAFGKVKERVNIVEAMEHLGYRNSKTSKKITIADCGQF